One segment of Zhihengliuella halotolerans DNA contains the following:
- the leuC gene encoding 3-isopropylmalate dehydratase large subunit, whose translation MGDQQTGLTLAEKVWNAHVVKKGEGDGAGRKPDLVYIDLHLVHEVTSPQAFEGLRLAGRPLRRPDLTIATEDHNTPTLDIDKPIADPTSRKQIETLRANCKEFGVRLHPLGDAEQGIVHVVGPQLGLTQPGMTVVCGDSHTSTHGAFGALAMGIGTSEVEHVMATQTLSLKPFKTMAVNVEGSLKPGVTSKDIILAVIAKIGTGGGQGYVLEYRGSAIEQLSMDARMTICNMSIEAGARAGMIAPDQITFDYVQGRPHAPTGEDWDAAVEYWRTLRTDDDATFDAEVSIDADDLEPFVTWGTNPGQGVSLSDSVPNPEDFGDENEKLSAQRALEYMDLKAGTPMKEVRVDTVFLGSCTNSRMEDLRAAAEIIRGRTKDPDVRMIVVPGSARVRLEAEAEGLDKVFEDFGAEWRFAGCSMCLGMNPDQLEPGERCASTSNRNFEGRQGKGGRTHLVSPLVAAATAVRGTLSSPSDLEEESAAAAAA comes from the coding sequence ATGGGCGATCAGCAGACTGGCCTGACGCTGGCGGAGAAGGTTTGGAACGCGCACGTTGTCAAGAAGGGCGAAGGCGATGGCGCAGGTCGCAAGCCGGACCTCGTTTACATCGATCTTCATCTCGTCCATGAGGTCACTTCGCCGCAGGCGTTCGAGGGGCTCCGGTTGGCCGGTCGGCCGCTCCGCCGTCCGGATCTGACCATCGCGACGGAGGACCACAACACTCCGACTCTGGACATCGACAAGCCGATTGCCGATCCGACGAGCCGCAAGCAGATCGAGACCCTACGTGCGAACTGCAAAGAATTCGGAGTCCGGTTGCACCCCTTGGGCGACGCGGAACAGGGAATCGTGCACGTCGTGGGGCCACAGCTGGGCCTCACGCAGCCCGGCATGACCGTGGTCTGCGGTGACTCCCACACGTCGACCCATGGTGCATTCGGCGCCCTCGCCATGGGCATCGGCACCTCGGAGGTCGAACACGTGATGGCGACGCAGACCCTGTCTCTAAAGCCGTTCAAGACGATGGCCGTCAATGTTGAGGGAAGCCTCAAGCCGGGAGTGACCTCCAAGGACATCATCTTGGCCGTGATCGCCAAGATCGGCACAGGCGGCGGGCAGGGGTACGTGCTCGAGTACCGCGGGTCCGCCATCGAGCAGTTGTCGATGGATGCCCGGATGACGATTTGCAACATGTCCATTGAGGCCGGCGCCCGTGCCGGCATGATCGCGCCCGACCAGATCACCTTCGATTATGTGCAGGGCCGCCCGCACGCTCCTACAGGCGAGGACTGGGACGCCGCCGTCGAGTACTGGAGGACGTTGCGCACGGATGACGACGCGACGTTCGACGCAGAGGTCTCGATCGATGCCGACGATCTGGAGCCCTTCGTGACGTGGGGGACCAACCCGGGCCAGGGCGTGTCGCTTTCGGATTCCGTGCCGAATCCGGAGGACTTCGGCGACGAGAACGAGAAGCTCTCCGCCCAGCGTGCTCTCGAGTACATGGACCTGAAGGCCGGGACGCCGATGAAGGAAGTCAGGGTGGATACGGTCTTCCTCGGCTCCTGCACCAATTCGCGCATGGAGGACCTGCGGGCCGCGGCTGAGATCATCCGGGGACGCACGAAGGACCCGGACGTGCGGATGATCGTGGTACCAGGCTCAGCCAGGGTTCGTCTCGAGGCGGAAGCCGAAGGCCTGGACAAGGTCTTCGAGGACTTCGGGGCCGAATGGCGATTTGCCGGCTGCTCCATGTGTCTGGGTATGAACCCGGACCAGCTCGAGCCCGGTGAGCGCTGTGCGTCCACGTCGAACCGCAACTTCGAAGGACGCCAGGGCAAGGGGGGACGGACTCACCTTGTTTCGCCACTCGTGGCCGCGGCCACCGCAGTGCGAGGCACCCTGAGTTCGCCGTCCGATCTTGAGGAAGAGTCCGCTGCCGCCGCAGCGGCCTAA
- a CDS encoding IclR family transcriptional regulator yields MDGSSGVGVLDKAAMVLDALEAGPTSLAQLVAATGLSRPTVHRLAQALVHHRLLGKDIHGRFVLGSRLVELASAAGEDRLIAAAGPLLVQLRDQTGESSQVFRRQGDNRVCVASAERPVGLRDTIPIGTQLSMRAGSAAQVLLAWEDHQRLLDGLQGARFTPTILAGVRRRGWAQSLGEREPGVASVSAPVRGPNNRVIAAVSISGPIERLTRQPGKIHAEAVVATAAQLSGALRQTSSNQLLG; encoded by the coding sequence ATGGACGGATCGAGTGGAGTCGGCGTGCTGGACAAGGCAGCCATGGTGTTGGACGCATTGGAAGCGGGGCCGACCAGCCTGGCACAGCTGGTGGCAGCAACAGGGTTGTCGCGGCCAACAGTGCACCGCTTGGCACAGGCGCTGGTCCATCATCGACTTCTGGGCAAGGATATCCACGGACGCTTCGTTTTGGGGAGCCGCCTGGTGGAGCTGGCGTCGGCGGCAGGTGAAGACCGCCTGATCGCGGCGGCAGGCCCGCTCCTCGTCCAGCTCCGTGACCAGACGGGAGAGAGCTCACAAGTGTTCCGTCGTCAGGGAGACAACCGAGTGTGCGTAGCTAGTGCCGAACGCCCTGTTGGGCTCCGCGACACGATCCCCATCGGAACCCAACTGTCCATGAGGGCCGGTTCGGCAGCACAAGTACTTCTGGCCTGGGAGGACCACCAGCGGCTCCTGGATGGGCTGCAGGGTGCACGATTCACGCCAACCATTCTTGCCGGGGTCCGGCGTCGCGGGTGGGCGCAGTCGCTAGGTGAACGCGAACCCGGCGTCGCCTCCGTTTCGGCCCCCGTACGCGGCCCCAATAATCGGGTCATCGCGGCCGTATCAATCTCGGGCCCGATCGAACGTCTGACACGACAGCCGGGCAAGATCCACGCCGAGGCCGTAGTGGCTACGGCTGCCCAACTGAGCGGCGCACTCCGCCAGACTTCGAGCAACCAGCTGCTAGGTTGA
- a CDS encoding polysaccharide pyruvyl transferase family protein, which produces MIETIRSSTGERPSTAYSEIPLRGSVLVGDFSDEFSMERIFLDGLMDHSGAVAFVSDSSVTSCLDEAEGAAVGRVDCVDLASLSSFSAVVWVVAGWTARKLNMLEAAAAALSLHVVDLSVMPDLERQRRLQAAGAEVHTVHATDVPLSHHLSDVLQGTTRRPKPGIAFVTAEWISARHDTLVSQWNETFGLASPLERVINPTTSEFVELISRGARLAMPEPVRERPRGWQLLVRIADAAGVPVDVGVSAFSGGQGGHQAPSESNVARGTGSPEAERRFVVLCGWFGADNLGDELILEQTLDVITQIRPDLVPLVISVDPARTLRRHGVPALTRGRFDELHAALGRSAGLVYCGGGLFQDYDFAEQGGVRGLVMGARGSINGYGSYARLARSLGVPVYFYAQGVGPLRTQGARSAFREAISSAASFSVRDRHSAREWAAATGGGGAEVVADPVFAAVARIPSAGFAENGGIAVNLRPWPFAADVNVRQLLVEACSHASTIGTFVRGVPVSTEDFDYLNRLKSELADVGYHGVEGLEIVAPVTTRDGLRSALDGVGTAIGMRLHFCMISMMLGVPTTGVAYDPKVSSVFAELSPDSVVPVAELDSVDARRNLFEARACTQRADTIRAKAAGRGDQARREMEEFWRFVGRQTGGQGLAAADS; this is translated from the coding sequence ATGATTGAAACGATCAGAAGTTCGACTGGGGAGCGACCGTCTACGGCCTACTCGGAAATTCCACTGCGGGGGAGCGTTCTGGTTGGTGACTTTTCGGACGAGTTCTCAATGGAGAGGATTTTTTTGGATGGTCTCATGGACCATTCAGGAGCAGTAGCATTCGTGTCCGATTCTTCAGTGACGAGCTGTTTGGACGAAGCCGAGGGGGCGGCCGTCGGACGCGTTGATTGCGTTGATCTCGCATCGCTCAGCTCGTTCTCTGCTGTCGTCTGGGTGGTGGCTGGGTGGACCGCTCGTAAACTAAACATGCTTGAAGCGGCCGCAGCTGCCCTGTCCCTTCACGTCGTTGACTTGTCCGTGATGCCGGATCTGGAACGCCAGCGACGACTTCAGGCCGCGGGCGCCGAAGTGCATACGGTGCATGCCACCGACGTGCCGTTGTCACACCACCTGTCCGATGTCTTGCAGGGAACGACTCGGCGTCCGAAGCCCGGTATTGCATTCGTAACGGCGGAGTGGATTTCGGCGAGGCACGACACCCTCGTATCGCAGTGGAACGAAACTTTCGGTCTAGCGTCTCCATTGGAACGGGTGATCAATCCGACGACGTCTGAGTTCGTCGAACTCATCAGTCGCGGCGCGAGGCTGGCCATGCCGGAGCCTGTTCGGGAACGGCCGCGAGGCTGGCAACTGCTAGTGCGCATCGCGGATGCCGCCGGTGTGCCGGTCGACGTGGGCGTTTCAGCTTTCAGCGGCGGACAGGGTGGTCATCAGGCCCCTTCGGAGTCGAATGTTGCGCGCGGCACTGGTTCGCCCGAGGCGGAACGCCGCTTCGTGGTGCTGTGCGGATGGTTTGGAGCTGACAACCTTGGCGACGAGCTGATTCTTGAGCAGACTCTCGACGTCATCACCCAGATCCGGCCGGATCTCGTCCCGTTGGTAATCAGTGTCGACCCGGCCAGAACCTTGCGCCGCCACGGTGTCCCAGCGTTGACGCGGGGTCGCTTTGACGAACTACATGCCGCGCTCGGACGGTCTGCCGGCTTGGTCTACTGCGGCGGGGGACTGTTCCAAGATTACGACTTCGCGGAACAAGGAGGGGTGCGCGGACTGGTCATGGGCGCTAGGGGATCCATTAACGGTTACGGATCTTATGCACGTCTCGCACGTTCTCTCGGCGTGCCCGTTTATTTCTATGCCCAGGGTGTCGGTCCTCTGCGCACACAAGGTGCCCGGAGTGCCTTCCGCGAGGCGATCTCTTCTGCCGCGTCCTTTTCGGTCCGAGACAGGCACTCGGCGCGGGAGTGGGCAGCAGCGACAGGCGGAGGCGGAGCCGAGGTTGTCGCAGACCCGGTCTTCGCGGCAGTGGCAAGGATTCCATCTGCTGGATTCGCCGAGAACGGCGGCATAGCAGTCAATCTCCGCCCCTGGCCCTTTGCTGCCGACGTCAATGTTCGTCAACTGCTCGTCGAGGCGTGCTCGCATGCCAGCACGATCGGTACGTTTGTGCGAGGCGTGCCGGTCTCGACCGAGGACTTCGACTACCTGAACCGGTTGAAGTCGGAGCTGGCTGATGTGGGATATCACGGAGTCGAGGGCCTTGAAATTGTTGCTCCGGTGACGACTCGTGATGGTCTTCGCAGCGCTTTGGATGGTGTCGGGACGGCAATCGGGATGCGATTGCACTTCTGCATGATTTCAATGATGCTCGGCGTCCCGACGACGGGCGTCGCCTACGATCCGAAGGTCTCCTCTGTCTTTGCGGAGTTGTCGCCGGACTCTGTAGTCCCAGTAGCCGAACTAGACTCGGTTGATGCTCGGCGCAACCTCTTCGAGGCGCGGGCGTGCACGCAACGAGCGGACACGATCCGGGCGAAAGCTGCCGGCAGGGGTGATCAGGCCCGCCGCGAAATGGAAGAGTTCTGGCGCTTCGTCGGCAGGCAAACTGGCGGCCAGGGACTGGCAGCCGCTGACAGTTGA
- a CDS encoding CgeB family protein: protein MLSYREALVNLFDSPQKPTYGREWDTSKPTIAVVLDEFSTQCFSGVANIVPIGLQDIEKALDYFKPDLLLCESAWSGNNFTWRYRFARTSGPDSKVEELVSAAKERGIPSAFWNKEDPPHFDEFKETAALFDFIFTTEASVVPRYRALTGRDNISVLPFAAAPDIHSPRRVEGYRSGQVAFAGQYFVHKFPERRAQMDYLFPAASEFNFDIFSREQGGDPNYRFPERYEEKIKGSLPYHEMVLAYRRYKLFLNVNSVPQSESMCARRIFELSACKTLVLSSPSNAISRFYADGEVLQASDQKEAVELIGSAVNDQTFFERTAHRAWRVTMRRHTYDDRLKYILAVVTRDQDQASTSEGHADYDSSGPLQFSYVACLDIGNDQDVEPLLAEIEAQSVRPSGVHICSSQGGWEATRAAERLVAGHGWPLADRDRMDEVFSVSFSTAMSYAPAYAEDLYLAARQQPEAFVGKTELHDGTAVPGRPTESSSRELLRGTIAARRLGDLLSLYGPLSDDDGAIELPVDGYAADKFNCIPRGSRLLDDEDWKI from the coding sequence ATGCTGAGCTACCGAGAAGCGTTAGTCAATCTCTTCGACAGTCCCCAGAAGCCCACCTATGGTCGGGAGTGGGACACCAGTAAACCAACGATCGCAGTCGTCCTCGACGAATTCTCGACACAGTGTTTCAGTGGTGTTGCCAATATCGTCCCGATTGGATTGCAAGATATCGAGAAAGCTCTCGATTACTTCAAACCCGATCTTCTTCTCTGCGAGTCTGCGTGGAGCGGTAACAATTTCACCTGGCGTTACCGGTTCGCGCGTACTTCGGGGCCTGACAGCAAGGTCGAAGAACTCGTGAGTGCGGCAAAGGAGAGGGGCATCCCTTCGGCCTTTTGGAACAAAGAGGATCCTCCTCACTTCGACGAGTTCAAAGAGACGGCAGCCCTCTTCGATTTTATCTTCACGACCGAAGCAAGCGTCGTACCACGATACAGAGCACTTACCGGGCGGGACAACATCTCCGTCCTTCCGTTTGCGGCGGCGCCGGACATCCACAGCCCTCGGCGCGTGGAAGGGTACCGGTCCGGCCAGGTTGCCTTCGCCGGCCAGTACTTCGTGCACAAATTCCCTGAACGCCGCGCTCAAATGGACTATTTGTTCCCCGCGGCCAGTGAGTTCAACTTCGATATATTTTCGCGAGAGCAGGGGGGTGACCCAAACTACCGCTTCCCCGAACGATACGAGGAGAAGATCAAAGGGTCACTGCCATACCACGAGATGGTCCTCGCGTACCGTCGATACAAGCTCTTCCTGAACGTAAACTCCGTCCCGCAGAGCGAGTCGATGTGCGCCCGCCGGATCTTCGAGTTGAGCGCATGCAAGACACTCGTATTGTCGAGCCCCTCCAACGCTATCTCCCGCTTCTACGCTGATGGAGAGGTTCTCCAGGCATCGGATCAGAAGGAAGCCGTCGAGCTCATCGGCTCGGCTGTCAACGATCAGACGTTCTTCGAACGTACGGCCCATCGAGCTTGGCGGGTGACGATGCGCCGCCACACCTATGACGATCGACTGAAGTACATCTTGGCGGTCGTGACCCGGGACCAGGACCAAGCCTCGACCAGCGAAGGTCACGCCGACTACGATTCGTCGGGACCGTTGCAGTTCTCCTATGTCGCTTGCCTCGATATTGGGAACGATCAGGATGTCGAACCCCTGTTAGCTGAGATAGAAGCCCAGTCTGTCCGCCCATCCGGCGTCCACATCTGTTCGTCGCAGGGCGGATGGGAAGCTACGCGGGCAGCCGAGCGGCTGGTCGCCGGGCACGGTTGGCCCCTGGCGGATCGTGATCGGATGGACGAGGTGTTCTCCGTTTCCTTTTCGACTGCTATGTCCTACGCCCCGGCGTACGCGGAGGATCTGTACCTTGCGGCCCGCCAACAGCCCGAGGCATTCGTGGGGAAGACCGAACTCCACGACGGGACGGCCGTTCCCGGGCGGCCCACGGAATCCTCTTCTCGTGAACTGCTCCGGGGTACGATCGCCGCGCGCCGTCTCGGTGACCTCCTCTCCCTGTACGGGCCGCTCTCTGACGATGACGGCGCCATCGAGCTGCCGGTCGACGGTTACGCTGCCGACAAATTCAACTGCATCCCTCGCGGGTCCCGGCTTCTCGATGACGAAGATTGGAAGATCTGA
- a CDS encoding DUF6270 domain-containing protein — protein MPNLFIWGGCVARDTYSKLSSDWAISDYIARQSWISATHGQAEVEGEIDLKSAFQRKCLERDIAGNALQIFAEKSATTDVVVLDLLAERTGVLQCPNMAYLTQSWELEQSGLRSQQSSLLTPVDFGSDDYFDLWARSAKQVLERIGASGVPYLILAPAWARRTGGGATHAKLDTYRGRPVDWFNTAFERYYQWLESEGHPVVRLSTESAFADENHQWGLAPFHYTEKAYSHFGDAIRGAVA, from the coding sequence TTGCCGAATCTCTTCATCTGGGGCGGGTGCGTCGCCCGCGATACGTACTCCAAGCTCAGCTCCGATTGGGCGATCAGCGACTATATAGCCCGTCAGAGTTGGATCAGCGCGACTCATGGTCAGGCTGAAGTCGAGGGCGAGATCGACCTGAAGTCAGCGTTTCAGCGCAAATGCCTGGAACGCGACATTGCTGGCAATGCTCTCCAGATCTTCGCCGAGAAATCGGCGACGACGGACGTCGTGGTTTTGGACCTGCTCGCTGAACGAACGGGTGTCCTTCAATGCCCGAACATGGCATATCTGACTCAGTCGTGGGAGCTCGAGCAGAGCGGCCTCAGGAGCCAGCAGTCGTCACTGCTAACCCCGGTGGATTTCGGTTCCGACGATTACTTCGACCTTTGGGCGCGGTCTGCCAAACAGGTCCTTGAGAGGATCGGTGCCAGCGGGGTGCCCTATCTCATTCTCGCCCCGGCCTGGGCCAGGCGCACTGGAGGCGGAGCGACTCATGCCAAGCTCGACACGTACCGCGGGCGACCCGTCGATTGGTTCAACACCGCATTCGAGCGGTACTACCAGTGGCTGGAGTCCGAAGGGCACCCCGTCGTACGTCTCAGTACGGAGTCGGCCTTCGCTGACGAAAACCACCAATGGGGCCTCGCGCC